The genomic segment GCGCTGGATCGACGAGGTGGACCCGGCCGCCCGACGGCAGATGCTGGCCCCGCTGTGAAGAGCACCGCGGCCGCCGGCCGCCCCCGCGCCGGAGGCGGTTCAGACCTCCGCGCGGCAGCCCGGCAGGGTGCGGGGATGCGGCGCCGGCCCGCCGGGGCCCGCCGCCGTGCGCTCCCACTCCCGCCGGGCGCCCTCCCGTACGGCGGTGTGGACCGCCCGTGCCAGCCGCGCGCCCCAGAGGGACCGCGGCCCGCCGAAGGCTTCCGGCTCCTCGCCGGGCCGGGCGGCGCGGGCCGCGACGCACACCGCGTCCGAGGGGGTGCCGGAGCAGTCGAAGCCCGCGTCGAGCAGGGCCTGGACCTTGGCCTCGGTCGCCGTGGCCACGGCGTTGACGAGTGCGGCGTCGCCGAGCGGGGCCGGTACGGCGACGACGATGTTGATGGTTCCCGGCGGCAGGGGAGCCGGGGAACCCGGGCCGGGGGCGGCGGCCCAGCCGGAGACACCGATGCCGGTGGTCACCAGCGCCTCCACCCCGCCGTCGGCGGCGCGGGTGCACGCGTCCACCTCGGCGGCCGTCATCAGTCCCACACCGGGCCCGGCCAGCCCGGCGTCCCGGGCCAGCCCGGCCAGATGGCCGGCGGGGTCGGTCCGGGTGTAGCCGGGGCGCACCTGGGCGTTGAGCACCCAGCCGCGTTCACCGAGGCCGCCGCCCAGGACGGCGCTGCTGGCCATCCGCCAGCCCGGCCCGGCGCGCCACAGCAGGGCGTGGCGGCAGGCTCCGTCCTCGGTGCGGGCGAGCCGCTCGGCCCGCAGCAGGACCGGTGCGGGCGCGGCCGCGGCGCGGGGCAGCGGGGTGGTGGTCACGGCGGCAGTCCTCCGTCGGCCGGGTCCGGGAGGCGGCCGGGGGACCCGGCGCCCGGTGACCATGATCGTAGACGCCGGCCGCGGGAAGGGGGCGGGCGGCCCGGCCGCGACCTCGGCCGCCGTTCCACTCCCGCCCAAGACCGTCGCAAAACGGACAAAACACCTGCCGGTGACGCGCTTCACAGAATGCGGAGGGGAAAGGTGACGCAATGCATCCGAATGCCGCTGTTCCGTCGAGGATGTAACCCTCTGCTGTTTTCGGGCGGCGAACGGCGAGGATTTTCGTCGCTCTTTGCTGAGGGGTGTGCGCACCGCGTCACGCCATCCCCGCAAATACCGCCGGTAAACACCCGGCTGTCCGACTTCTCCTTGCCTTGGTGAAAACCGAGCGCTTACGTTTGCCGCTGCTCCGCCGAAAGCTTGGCGGGCATTCTTCCTCCGGAACGCCGAATCCTGCCGCCGGAGGGGGGAAACCACGACGCACCACGGCAGGAGCGGGGGACCCAAAGGTAAGTCGCCGGACCGTGTGACACACCACACGGTGCGGCTTGGGGTGAAGACGCGCAGGACGGCCGAACCGGCCGTGCGCATGCGTCCGGGCAACTCCAGCCCGAACCCGACAGCTCACCTCGTAGGCGTAGGAGAGGAAATACCCCTATGTCTCGCGGACGTCATCGCCGTACTCGCACCAGCCGTCTTTCCATCGCCACGCTCGCCGTCACCACCGGTGGCGCGGGCCTCGTACTCCCCCTCGTCGGCGCCTCCGGCGCCAGCGCCGCTTCGGTCGGGACCTGGGACAAGGTCGCCGAGTGCGAGAGCACCGGTAACTGGAGCATCAACACGGGCAACGGCTTCTACGGTGGCCTGCAGTTCACGCAGAGCACCTGGGCCGCCTTCGGTGGCACCGAGTTCGCGCCGCGCGCGGACCTCGCCACCAAGGACCAGCAGATCGCGATCGCCGAGAAGGTGCTCGCGGGCCAGGGCCCGGGCGCCTGGCCGGTCTGCTCCGTCAAGGCCGGTCTCACCCGCGGTGGCGAGGCCCCCGCCGTCGACACCGGCGCCAAGCAGCAGGGCAAGGCCGCGGACACCCCCAAGGCCGAGGCTCCCGAGGCGGAGGCCCCCAAGGCCGCGCCGAAGGCCGAGAAGAAGGCCGCCAAGCCGTCTCCGTCGGACGCCGGCACCGCGAAGACCTCGTCGTACACCGTCGTCAGCGGTGACACCCTTGCCAAGATCGCCGAGGCCAAGGGCGTCGAGGGTGGCTGGGAGAGCATCTACGAGGGAAACCGCGAGGTCATAGGCGGTAACCCGAACCTGATCTTCCCGGGTCAGAAGTACTCGCTGGACGGCGAGCAGGCCGCTCCGAAGGCGGAGGCCCCCAAGGCCGCGCCGAAGGCCCAGAAGTCCGAGGCCAAGGCCCCGGCCAAGGCCGCCGAGAAGCCGGCGGTCCAGAAGGCCCAGGCGAACACCGCGGGCTTCAGCGCCCCGGTCGCCGCCTCCCCGAGCACCCCGTACCGGGCCTCGGGCGGCAGCTGGTCCAGCGGTTACCACACCGGCGTCGACTTCTCCGTCGCCACCGGCACCCCGGTGAAGTCGGTCAGCTCCGGCACGGTCGTCTCGGCCGGCTGGGCGGGCTCGTACGGCAACGAGGTCGTCGTCCGGCACGCCGACGGCAAGTTCAGCCAGTACGCGCACCTGTCCTCGCTGTCCGTCTCGGCCGGCCAGACGGTCCAGGGCGGCCAGCAGCTCGGCCTGTCCGGTTCCACCGGCAACAGCACCGGCCCGCACCTGCACTTCGAGGTCCGGACCGGCCAGGGCTACGGCTCCGACGTGGACCCGCTGGCCTACCTGCGGGGCAAGGGCGTCTCCATCTGACCTCCCCGCACAGCGCAGCACCACACGAGGTGCCCGTTCCCGCCCCGCGGGAACGGGCACCTCGCCCGTTTCCGGCCGGGCGCACGGGCCGGTGGCCGGAAAAGGAGGGGAGGCCGCTGCGGAATTCGATCTTCCGCGGCGGAGAGCGGGCGGGCGGACGGCCGCTGCCGGCGCACCGCGGATCAGCTGGGGTTACACCGGGAAACGGGCCTTCCCCGCGCCTGGTCCTTTTCAAGATTCACTTCTTCGGAATCCGATAATCGTCCCGCAGATTCCCGGAATCGGTTGTGACGCGGAATGTGCCCGCCTATCTTGGGCACGGCCCGCGAACTCCCTTGCGCGGCCGCCTTTTTCGGCCCCAGCGCAGGAGAGGAACCCAGCCGATGCCCCCCACCCGCGGACGGCACCGCCGGCACCAGCCGAGCCGTATCTCCCAGGCGTCGTTGACCGTCACCGCCTCAGGTGCGGGCATCGCCCTCCCGCTGGTGGCCGCCGCGAGCGCGAGCGCCGCCTCCACCGACACCTGGGAGCGGGTCGCCGAGTGCGAGAGCGGCAACGACTGGGACATCAACACCGGCAACGGCTACTACGGCGGCCTCCAGTTCTCCCAGAGCACCTGGGAGGCGTTCGGCGGCACCCGGTATGCGCCGCGCGCCGACCTCGCCACCCGCGCGCAGCAGCTCGCGACAGCGGAGAAGGTCCTCGACGGCCAGGGCCCCGGCGCATGGCCGAACTGCGGGCCGCGGGCCGGCCTCGCCCGCGGCGGGGACGGCCCGGACACCGCGCCGGCCGCGGACCGGTCCGGCCCGCGCGCCGAGGACGCGCGGCAGAAGGAGAAGGCCGCGGGAGCGGCCGGGGCCGAGCAGCGGCAGCAGCAGCGCGCGGAACGGAAGGCGAAGGACCCGGCCCAGGCCGCCTCCGCCACCCGCGCCCCCGGCTCCCGCACCACGGACTCGTACCGCGTCGTCAGCGGTGACACGCTCTTCGGCATCGCCCGCGGGCAGGACGTCGACGGCGGCTGGCAGCGGCTCTACGAGGCCAACCGCGAGGTCATCGGCGAGGACCCGGACCTGATCCTCCCCGGCCAGCGGCTCTCCCTGCGCGGGCAGGCGTCCGGTGCCGGGAGCGCCCCGGAGACCTCGGAACGCAAGACCTCCGAACGCCGGGCGGCCCCGGCCCCTGAGAAGAAGGCCGACAAGAAGGCGGAGAAGAAGGCCGAGAAGAAGGCCGCGAAGGCCGAGAAGGCCGAGAAGAAGGCCGCCCCGGAGAAGAAGAGGACCGAGCGGAAGCAGGAGCGCTCCGGCGAGGAGCGGAGCTCCCGCTCCGGCTCCGGCGCCTTCTCCGCGCCCGTGCCGGGCGTCTCGCCGAGCACCCCGTACCGGGCCTCCGGCGGCAGCTGGTCCAGCGGTTACCACACGGGCGTCGACTTCCCCGTCGCCACCGGCACCTCGGTCCGGGCCGTGGCCTCCGGCCAGGTCGTCTCCGCGGGCTGGGCCGGCGCCTACGGCTACCAGGTCGTTTTGCGGCACAGCGACGGCCGGTACAGCCAGTACGCCCACCTCTCCCAGCTCTCCGTACGGGCCGGACAGCAGGTCCCCGCCGGGCAGCAGCTCGGCCGCTCCGGCTCCACCGGCAACAGCACCGGGCCGCACCTGCACTTCGAGGTCCGTACGGGACCGGGCTACGGCTCCGACATCGACCCGCTGGCCTATCTGCGGGGGCGTGGGGTCGCGATCTGATCCGTGGCGGGGCGGGGCCCGTCCGCCCCCGCCCCGCCACGGCGTTGTACCGCCCCGCCGCAACCGCCCGCCGTTACGGACGAGTCGTCCGCTCCGTGCCTCAGTCCGCCGCGTCCCGCCGCCGTGCGGCCAGGCCCGGCAGCAGCTTCTCCGGGAGGACGGGCAGGGCGCGGACCCGCACCCCCGTGGCGTGGTGCACGGCGTTCGCCACCGCCGCCGCCGTGCCCACCGCGCCGATCTCCCCGATGCCCTTGGAGCCCATCGGGTTGAGCCGGCTGTCCTCCTCCGCGAGCCAGCGCACCTCGATGTCCGGCACGTCGGCGCAGGTCGCGACGGGGTACATCGCCAGGTCCCGTTCCGCGAAGTCACCGAAGCCCGGATCCAGGGTGCTGTGTTCCATCAGCCCCATCGACAGGCCCATGACCATCCCGCCGGTGAGCTGTGAGCGCGCCGTGCGCGGATTGAGGATGCGCCCGGCCGCGAACACCCCGAGCAGCCGCCGCACCCGGGTCTCCCCGGTGTCCCTGTCCACCTGCACCTCGGCGAACTGGGCCCCGAAGGCCCGCCGCGCGTACTCCCGCGTGCGGGCCGCGACCTCCTCCGCCGTGTCGGCGTACACCGACAGTCCGGTCTCCGGCGGCGTCCCGCCGTGCCGCGCCAGCTCGTACAGCAGTTCCCGGCAGGCCTTGTGCACGGCCCAGCCCCAGGACGCGGTGCCCGAGGAGCCGCCCGCGACCGGGCCCTGGGGCAGGTCGCTGCTGCCGATCTCGATCCGCACCCGGTCCAGCGGCGCGCCCAGGGCGTCGGCCGCGATCTGCGCCAGCACCGTACGGGCCCCGGTGCCGATGTCCGTCGCGTTGATCCGCACCCGGTAGCCGCCGGCGCCCGCGTGGGCCTCCGCCGCCGCGGGGGAGACGCTCGCCGGATGGCCCGACGCGGCGACCCCGGTGCCGATGAGCAGCCGCCCCTCGGCGCGCGTGCCCGGCCGCGGATCGCGGTCCCGCCAGCCGAACCGGTCCGCGCCCTCGCGCAGGCACTCGGCGAGCATCCGGCTGCTGAACGGGCGCCCGGAGTCCGGCTCCTTCGCGGTCTCGTTGCGCAGCCGGAGCTCCACGGGGTCCAGCCCGCAGGCGATCGCCAGTTCGTCCATCGCCGACTCCAGGGCGAACATGCCGGGGCACTCGCCGGGGGCGCGCATCCACGAGGGCGTCGGTACGTCGAGGCGGGCGAGCCGGTGCGTCGTACGGCTGTGCGGGCTGGCGTACATGAAGCGGCCCGGGGTCGCGGCCTGCTCGGTGAACTCCTCCAGGGTGGAGCTGTAGGTGAACACCTCGTGCGAGAGCGCCGAGATCCGCCCCATGCCGTCGGCACCGAGACGCACCCGGTGCTCCGTCGCCGGCCGGTGGCCCACGACGGCCGCCAACTGGTTCCGGGGGAGCGCCAGTTTGACGGGGCGGCCGGTCTCCCGCGCGGCCATCGCCGCCAGGACGGCGTGCGGGCGCGGTGACCCCTTGGAACCGAAGCCCCCGCCGACGTGCTCGGAGACGACGGTGATCAGCTCCTCGTCCGTCCCGAACAGGACGGCGAGGGCCTGCCGCACCGGGTCCGCGCCCTGGCTGGAGTCGTAGACGCGCAGCCGCGGGCCGATCCAGAGCGCGGTGGCGGCGTGCGGCTCCAGCGGATGGTTGTGCAGCGGCGGTACGCGGTACGCGGCGGCGAACCGGATCTCCGAGGCGGCGAACGCCATGCCGACGTCACCGCGCACCCGGTCGGCCGGGAGGCCGCCGTTGACCCGCTCCGGCGCGTACATCCCCGGATGGTCCGCGGTGAAGCGCGCGTCGTGCCGTTCCGGCGCGTACTCCACGCGGACCGCGGCGGCCGCCTCCCGCGCCGCCTCCGGCGTCTCGGCCACGGCGAGCGCCACGTACTGCCCGCGGTGCGCGACCCGCGGCGACTGGAGGACGAGCAGGGTCGCGTCCCCCGGATCGCCGAGCCGGGGCGCGTTCTCATGGGTGAGCACGGCCAGCACACCGGGAACGGCCAGCGCGGCGGCCGTGCCGACCGCCGTGACCTCGCCCCGGGCGACGGTCGCGGGCACCGGCCAGGCGTACGCACAGCCCTCGACCGGGTGTTCGGTGGCATACCGGGCGGCACCGGTGACCTTCGCACGCCCTTCCAGCCGGACCACGGGCTCGCCGAGCGCGCTGCCGTGCCCGCGCCGCGCCCCGCCGCGGGGGCCGGTGCCGGGGGCGTCCCCGTGGCCGTCTCCGTGGCCGTCTCCGCTCATGGCGTCTCCCACGGCCCCTCCGGATGCGGGCCGCCGTCCCCGGTCCGGCGGCCCGACGGTTCGGACCGTTCGGCCAGTTCGGCCAGGGTGCGCACGGTCAGCGAACGCAGCAACGGCACTTTGAAGGCGTTGTCGCGCAGCGGCTCGGCCGGGGCGAGCTCGGCGTCGACGGCCCGCGCGAAGGACTCGGCGGTGGCCGGCGCCCCCAGCAGCCGCTCCTCCGCGGTCCGGGCGCGCCACGGACGGGCGGCGACCCCGCCGAACGCCAGCCGCACCCGGCGGACGAACCCCCCGTCCACATGGAGGGCCGCGGCCACCGACACCAGCGCGAAGCTGTACGCGGCCCGGTCGCGCACCTTGCGGTAGACCGAACCCGCCGCCTCCGGCACGGCACCCAGCTCCACATGGGTGA from the Streptomyces xinghaiensis S187 genome contains:
- a CDS encoding adenosylcobinamide amidohydrolase, producing MTTTPLPRAAAAPAPVLLRAERLARTEDGACRHALLWRAGPGWRMASSAVLGGGLGERGWVLNAQVRPGYTRTDPAGHLAGLARDAGLAGPGVGLMTAAEVDACTRAADGGVEALVTTGIGVSGWAAAPGPGSPAPLPPGTINIVVAVPAPLGDAALVNAVATATEAKVQALLDAGFDCSGTPSDAVCVAARAARPGEEPEAFGGPRSLWGARLARAVHTAVREGARREWERTAAGPGGPAPHPRTLPGCRAEV
- a CDS encoding transglycosylase family protein, translating into MSRGRHRRTRTSRLSIATLAVTTGGAGLVLPLVGASGASAASVGTWDKVAECESTGNWSINTGNGFYGGLQFTQSTWAAFGGTEFAPRADLATKDQQIAIAEKVLAGQGPGAWPVCSVKAGLTRGGEAPAVDTGAKQQGKAADTPKAEAPEAEAPKAAPKAEKKAAKPSPSDAGTAKTSSYTVVSGDTLAKIAEAKGVEGGWESIYEGNREVIGGNPNLIFPGQKYSLDGEQAAPKAEAPKAAPKAQKSEAKAPAKAAEKPAVQKAQANTAGFSAPVAASPSTPYRASGGSWSSGYHTGVDFSVATGTPVKSVSSGTVVSAGWAGSYGNEVVVRHADGKFSQYAHLSSLSVSAGQTVQGGQQLGLSGSTGNSTGPHLHFEVRTGQGYGSDVDPLAYLRGKGVSI
- a CDS encoding transglycosylase family protein gives rise to the protein MPPTRGRHRRHQPSRISQASLTVTASGAGIALPLVAAASASAASTDTWERVAECESGNDWDINTGNGYYGGLQFSQSTWEAFGGTRYAPRADLATRAQQLATAEKVLDGQGPGAWPNCGPRAGLARGGDGPDTAPAADRSGPRAEDARQKEKAAGAAGAEQRQQQRAERKAKDPAQAASATRAPGSRTTDSYRVVSGDTLFGIARGQDVDGGWQRLYEANREVIGEDPDLILPGQRLSLRGQASGAGSAPETSERKTSERRAAPAPEKKADKKAEKKAEKKAAKAEKAEKKAAPEKKRTERKQERSGEERSSRSGSGAFSAPVPGVSPSTPYRASGGSWSSGYHTGVDFPVATGTSVRAVASGQVVSAGWAGAYGYQVVLRHSDGRYSQYAHLSQLSVRAGQQVPAGQQLGRSGSTGNSTGPHLHFEVRTGPGYGSDIDPLAYLRGRGVAI
- a CDS encoding xanthine dehydrogenase family protein molybdopterin-binding subunit; translated protein: MSGDGHGDGHGDAPGTGPRGGARRGHGSALGEPVVRLEGRAKVTGAARYATEHPVEGCAYAWPVPATVARGEVTAVGTAAALAVPGVLAVLTHENAPRLGDPGDATLLVLQSPRVAHRGQYVALAVAETPEAAREAAAAVRVEYAPERHDARFTADHPGMYAPERVNGGLPADRVRGDVGMAFAASEIRFAAAYRVPPLHNHPLEPHAATALWIGPRLRVYDSSQGADPVRQALAVLFGTDEELITVVSEHVGGGFGSKGSPRPHAVLAAMAARETGRPVKLALPRNQLAAVVGHRPATEHRVRLGADGMGRISALSHEVFTYSSTLEEFTEQAATPGRFMYASPHSRTTHRLARLDVPTPSWMRAPGECPGMFALESAMDELAIACGLDPVELRLRNETAKEPDSGRPFSSRMLAECLREGADRFGWRDRDPRPGTRAEGRLLIGTGVAASGHPASVSPAAAEAHAGAGGYRVRINATDIGTGARTVLAQIAADALGAPLDRVRIEIGSSDLPQGPVAGGSSGTASWGWAVHKACRELLYELARHGGTPPETGLSVYADTAEEVAARTREYARRAFGAQFAEVQVDRDTGETRVRRLLGVFAAGRILNPRTARSQLTGGMVMGLSMGLMEHSTLDPGFGDFAERDLAMYPVATCADVPDIEVRWLAEEDSRLNPMGSKGIGEIGAVGTAAAVANAVHHATGVRVRALPVLPEKLLPGLAARRRDAAD